TGGTAAAATTCGCTGGTCAGGACTGTGCCTGAGGTGAGCGATTGAGCACCGTTCCATTCCTAGCCGTGAGGTAGACCTGAccactttgattgaatatcaaTCTGAAGCCGCTACCAACGGTGTTGCTGACCCAGTAAGTATCTGAGGCATCCCACGGGTTAGGACTGGCATAGAAGGCAAGATTTCCGTCGTCTCCTAGCTTGAAGGGGAATCTCCCGGTGGAGTAATTCATTTCAGAGTAGCAAGCGTTAACTTTAGTCCCTTGATCTAACTGTTGCGTAGGCAGCATCGTGTCGGTTGGTTGGCTGAACGTCTCCCCCAAGTTGACGTAGTTCTGGCTAACTAGGACAAAGTTTCCCATGTCAAGCATGGCCGCATGCGCTACACCAGCGTCAGTCGGGCTAGGAGACCACAACTCTGTTCCATTTGGGTCGGCGAGCACCAGTCGGCCATCGGCAGTCAACTCGATTTTTGAACCTTCTGGTGCTAGATTATCGCCATTCGCTGACCAGACGATGGTCTTGTCCTTTATCTTCTTGAACCATATCGCCAACAAATGAGCTCCTCGTCCCATTTTCCGAAACCCGGAGGCAAACTCACCTGATGGGGATGGCCAGGAAGAGTTCCGGTCATCCGCCGTTAACGAGAAGCCCAAGTTTATTGTAGATGTCATCCAGTTATTTTTCCGGACCTTGATCAGAGCTTTATAACCCACACTAGGATCCATCCTACCATTTAAAAGAGGGATCCTCTTTCTCCAGCATGTTTCGCCTCCAAAAACAGCAACTGTACAAGAACAATCAGCCAAGCAAGCCTCTCGGCACGAGTCCTCTGTTTTCAGTTTGCGAACCTCATAATCATTGTACGGCCAGTTTGTATTGGGGCTGTCAAGCAAAACAAACTGGTCTGTTTCAGGCTTACTTTCGTCACAACTCTGTGGTGCGAAGTCCTGTCTGCATCTGTTCATCTCGTTCATCGAATCTAACAGAGTATATCCAGGTGGGCAAAGGCATCGGGGCCTCCGAATCGCATCAGCTCCAAGAGTACAGTAGCTGTTGAAGCCACAAACTCCAGTACCGGTACGTCGATGCATGCTCGTGCATATATTTGGAGGGACCGGGGAAGAGACCATGGACCAGCCCATTGCCCTGTCAGAACTCGAATTTGCTGTCTTAGGGTGGACATATTGCCTGAAGACCCCGTCATATTCGAGGATCGCTCTTTGGTAAAATCCGCTGGTTGGAACTTCGTCTGAGGTAACGTTATGGAGTACTGCTCCGTTCCTAGCCGTGAGGTACACCCGAccactttgattgaatatcaaCGGAAGCCGATTCGAGTAGCATAGAGCACGAGATTTCCATCGAGTTGCGGTCCGAAGAGGAATCTCCCAGCGGAGTAATTCATTTCGGAATAGCGAGCTCTAACAACAACCCCCAAATCTAACTGTTGCGTTGGCAGTATCGTATCCGTCGGAACTGGATGAGACAAAAAAGCTTTCTTCTTTAAAAGCTCCATCAGATGAGCACGGAGAATTAAACCATACAGAAAGGGGGACTCTGAATGTGGAGGTTCATCAATTACAGGAAAACAGTTGTGCCTTGTAGTTCGCAGCACATGTACCACATTAGCGACCTTCTCGATGCCATGAAACAGCTGAAGGGGCCCACTCGCTACATCACCAACTGTTAATTGTCTCATATATGGCTCGGCATAGGTCTCAAGGTAAGGAAAGCCCTTTGCTTTCATGATAAGGTCATAGATGTTGCCGTTGAAAGCATCAGCTACGGTCTTTGAAATAAGAAGAACCACCATCAAGGGTAGCAACAGCAGATTGTTCGTCAGTTCCAAAAGGATTACACATAGAGAAACCGTCATCCTCATAGATCCACCAAGAAAAGAAGCAGCACCCAGCACAGCAAAAAGACCATGGTTAAGATTGGAATGAGAACCAATCAACGTTCCAACCAAACGCCCATAAGATGCACCAGTAACTATTACAGGAACGAAAAGGCCAGCAGGAGCGACAATGCCATAGCTAAGTATACTCAAGAAATAACATGTGACAAAGAATATAATTATAGAAGAGTACTGGAACTCGTCATCCGCGCCCTTGCTAAAGAGATTTTGAAGTCCTGTTATGTATCCTGACCTTGATCAGAGCTTTAGTTCCAGCCTCCGATGAATCCTTCCTTCCATTTGAAAGAGGGATCTTCTTTTTCCAGCAAATTCCATCGCCGAAAATGGCGACTGCGCAAAAACAATCAGCCAAGCAAGCCTCTCTGCACCAGTCCTCAGTTTGTGCCACGCTACGCTCGTAATCAGACTCTGGCCAGTTTGTATTGGGCATTTCAAGCAAATCGAATTGGTCTGTTTCATGCCTACTTCCGTTACAATTCTGTGGTGCGAAGGCCTGTATGCATCCGTTCATCTCGTTCGTTGAATCTAACAGAGTATATCCAGGTGGGCATTGGCATCGAGGCCTCAGATCATCTCCAAGAGTGCAGTAGCTGTTGAAGCCACAAGCTCCACTGCCAATCTGTTGGGCGATGCTCGTGCATAAATTTTGTGGGACTGGGGCAGAGACCCTCGACCAGCCAATAAGCCGGCCAGAACTTGAATTTGCCGTCTTAGGGTGGATATATTGCCTAAATACCCCGTCGTATTCAAGGATCGCTCTTTGGTAATATCCGCTTGTTGGAACTAGTTCTGCGGTGATGGTGTTGAGTATTGTTCCATTCCTGTCCGTGAGGTAGACCTGAccactttgattgaatatcaaCCGGAAGCCCATACGGCCAGCGGTGATGGTGTTGGTGGCCCAGTATGCATCTGAGACTACCAGCGGGGTAGGAGTGGCATAGAGCACGAGATTTCCGTCGGTTTGCAGTGCGAAGAGGAATCTCCCGGTGGAGTAATTCGTTTCGGAATAGCGAGCTTTAACATTAGCCCCAAGATCTAACTGCTGCGTAGGCAATATTGTATCCGTTGGTTGGCTGAACGAATCCCACAAGTTGACGTGGTTCGCGCTTGCTAGGATGAAGTTCCCCGTGTCGAGCATGGCCGCATACGCTAAGCCATTGCCGTTCAGGCCAGAAGAccacagctctctctctcttgggtcGGTAAGCACCAGCCCGCCGTTGGCGGTCAACTGGACTTGCGAACCTTCGGGCGCTAGATTATCGCCATTCGCCGACCAGACGATGGTCTTGTCCTCTATCTTCTCGAACCATATAGCCAACAAATGAGCTCCTGTTCCCATTCTCCGGAACCCGAAGGCAAACTCGCCAGACGGCGACAGCCAGGAAGAGTTCTGGTCGTTTGCCGTCGAAAAGGAGCCCAAGGTCAAGTTGCCGCGGATCTGAGCTTCGGCGGAAAGGGGAAGTGGAACGAGTACTAGAAGGATTCCTAGTATAACTGAAGCCATGTTTGATGAAACAGGCGTGCTCCTTGAGTTGAGCTACTTCGGCCTTAAGGATGAAACCAACGTTCTTATAGAGATTCCCTACTTTCCAAGCTACCAGagtctcccttctttttctccaCGGCAAGTTTGAACCAAAGTTGTGCACAGCCTTTGCCCATGTCAACACGTATATCTACACTATCTTTGACCAAAAGCAAAACACATATATCTTTCTAGAATAATGACTTTACCATATGGTCTGAAGTTTTATAAAAGCTCCATCTGtaataaaaggaaatgattGATCAAAATATAAGGTGATATTcgttaatatattttattaatcaacttttctttttttgtattaataGACCATTTAGAAGTGTATGATGAGcatccaattttcgcaatttggtctttcttttgtttttcgttATTGAGgccttttttgcctttttactTTGtctcgtttcttttttcttaaagtaTCTTATTAGTTCcattaatattttcatctacatttaaataaaaataatttatgatagtATCATTGATATTGATTTTTTCGGATTATAATGTTTTAGCAAATTtgtattttctctattttctttgtttttcactttttttttatagaaattaatactgaaagaacttgtcaaatttaGAATAAGGCGACTCTGCTCCATAAGCTTGCCAGGGACCCGGACACTTTTCGAGGAAGGCACAAATTTGGAAGACTTTGACCGAACGTCGTCGTACAGGAGACTTTATGAGATAAAAGGGATGGAAGAAGATGACCCTTATATCACGTTGGTAAACTCCACTAAGCTAAAAGCAGGCTACtaattttgcaagtaatttgttaatttcaacagtaaaattttgtttcatCGATACATTATTAAGTTACCGATTTCAATCGTGGAGCTTTTTCTaaatattgattaattaataaaaatacttataaaatttaaaaaggaaatgatgCCCTCAactcataaaagaaaatgatatatcgaatttgtagtcatttaaaaaaaaattaattgattcatatatcatttttttctttgtagatatatttttctccattttctttatatttccaCATAAAACAATGGTGAAAAAGCTATTGCCATAAACAAGATGACAATAAACTTTTACCCCTTAAAAGGCATGTGCTTTGCACGCGCTAACAGAATGGAGTAACAATTTTAAAGTTCAGGGGCAAATATATACTATTGCAAAGTTTGAGAGAGATTTGAGTAATTTCTTCGTGATTttctttccaacaaaaaatttgCCACTTTATTAGAAATTTACTCTTGTAATTTGTAAGGACTTATGCGGTAACTTACTAATTTCACTGCtacgatttagttttaaatggTCAATTTCTAAATAATCGGACAACTTGCCTTCCACTTGAAATTGGTATTACTACCTTGTAAGCGGACCTATATGGTAAGTTATTACTTTATATGAAAGTTATAAATTTCACcactaaatttttgttttgagtaataaatttctaaaaaagttAATGACTTATCATTGCATTTATTGATGGTAAATTGCTACCATTGTTAGTGCATTACCACATCAGTTGACTAAGAAGTCCCTAGTTAcgtgaaaatttagaaaaaggcGAGTCCGCTTGGGCGGATCCATTAATCTTCGGTCGTGACCCTGAAATTTCCCAAGGAGAAACAGacaaatttagaagactttgacCGAAACATCTTTTAGGTCTAGAGGAGGAGATTTTGGGAgtggaaattgtttttttttttttttgactgaAATACAAAGGACTCGATTCCTGTGGAAATCAAAGCGATCACAGATCACTTCGTGGAAATTGAACGTTTCAATGCTCGTACGTATGTGGAAATTTTGCTGTGGTGTCCCGCATCAAGCGGATCTGATTTTGAACCGTCTAATTTTGACTTTAATCAGATCGCTAATGgacttcacaagaaaaaaacaacacTCCTAATCAATCCCCCCGGCGACCCGCGAAACGTACACAGCAGTGCAGCACACCTAACACGACCCCGACAACTGACACGTCAGCACACGCTCGCCACACTGTCCGGTGCTCTCCCTCCATTGTCGTCTTCCGCTGGGAAATATAGAAATGCAGGAGATGGCTACGTCTATCCACGAGAAATCTGCTGCTTTGTTTCGTGCGATGGAGGTTCTCCCCGTGCAGACAATTACCtcatccttctcctccttcctcgtGCTCTGAAGCACGCCGCTGGATTGTGCTTTGCCCGAGGAGTTAAGCGAGGCGAGGAATGTTCTCGACGTGAGCGGCGTACTCCACGCGATTGTGAACCGTGTCGTTGGGGGTGATCTAATGCTTGCTGCTTAGACTGCAATTGAGTCTTGTGCAGCTTCGAGAGGAATGACTATATTAATGATTGATGGACATAATTCGgcatatattttgcaaaaatttgcATACATCAAATTTGCGTACATTAAATTGCTCCGTTAACTTTGTTAAATTTGgctattgaaaaaaattgatatgttttttttttattgttgttcAAAAGGAAATGCATTGATATGGATGTCACGTCAGCCaatttagaagaaaaatattagaaGATATTTAAGCTAAATGTTGGATGTTGCAATTAAACTATAATCAGTTGTTTTCGAaactttagaaaaataaaattagggaagaagaagaagaaaacttaaaaagaaaatcatgctCCAGAATCGACTCcatcaatttttgcattcaGCTACTTCGTTTCACAGCCATAGCTAGTGCTGATTCTTAAGCTTCCATGGCAACG
This genomic stretch from Eucalyptus grandis isolate ANBG69807.140 chromosome 3, ASM1654582v1, whole genome shotgun sequence harbors:
- the LOC104440541 gene encoding G-type lectin S-receptor-like serine/threonine-protein kinase LECRK3, which gives rise to MASVILGILLVLVPLPLSAEAQIRGNLTLGSFSTANDQNSSWLSPSGEFAFGFRRMGTGAHLLAIWFEKIEDKTIVWSANGDNLAPEGSQVQLTANGGLVLTDPRERELWSSGLNGNGLAYAAMLDTGNFILASANHVNLWDSFSQPTDTILPTQQLDLGANVKARYSETNYSTGRFLFALQTDGNLVLYATPTPLVVSDAYWATNTITAGRMGFRLIFNQSGQVYLTDRNGTILNTITAELVPTSGYYQRAILEYDGVFRQYIHPKTANSSSGRLIGWSRVSAPVPQNLCTSIAQQIGSGACGFNSYCTLGDDLRPRCQCPPGYTLLDSTNEMNGCIQAFAPQNCNGSRHETDQFDLLEMPNTNWPESDYERSVAQTEDWCREACLADCFCAVAIFGDGICWKKKIPLSNGRKDSSEAGTKALIKVRIHNRTSKSL